From a single Drosophila sulfurigaster albostrigata strain 15112-1811.04 chromosome 3, ASM2355843v2, whole genome shotgun sequence genomic region:
- the LOC133844321 gene encoding uncharacterized protein LOC133844321 isoform X3, which produces MAARPMIPSWLNTVVATGCPALCHVAQKCLWLSIPAPSRRLCNKAFRIVASNWMWIYYLQTRIHMILHRARKISVNFTLMHRIPSDLPPWITRLRMWDSYGTYLPIKSTSVTTGQPPPPPPVASSADGGKPTLLNQSNYGSYYYSASNPKLNRNLRVNIDNAWNPVDTYIYGPTQSSVFNQENKYSGYQGGGVGGGAGAPGSAAGKQLGGIKDSLNYISSGKSGRDGQGASAAAVVSSDRQSAVSLMSTKGKRRLMLEIYDYETPKLCDHTAIGSGVSGSSALMGGNKQRPCSPLESYVSTGRDLKLEFHTHTGTALFPAQFALNYEFVDTEQGGDAWPGRRGEDPVPPLCSRVFRKRKGNIQVPRNVFLYGRGGAKNITCLYRFEAGTSERVKLVLHNVSFGEGTACTTDSDLHTGRPRCNQLDPEGRITELRLYDVPFRDVKIQLGCFCDNSSALYSNAPLTFVSHSRVMELTFTVSKLNISEDFADVFFSASYEYKRQPDCRKQLKLKGAGGEDELKYPLKTQDASCEGLAWYVEAQSPERSLFVQTWGSYLPVDPTSEDAMRCHTKNRLMVYSGRPLKPMRVVCPAQSGPRPTSLHIFSEDWTNGQPLFMNKPMSLVLEPILKEPGDIAFTWLEIHRTKNALLQQLDLHVNASVTTGMGTPPSSGGGGAGSGGGVVGTGSAGVAGAGGIATSSAANETLNEFGFYPKESDCEYKCPEIDACIAASLWCDGHHNCPSGFDESEEECGTARKLLELPGGVFAALGCIAAALTACLIFCMFGLMRKRKKSVVQKSGGFMNGANGNGNMPAACNIGTLKKDFKKEALYIDPAS; this is translated from the exons TGGCCCAGAAATGCTTGTGGCTTTCCATTCCAGCCCCTTCTCGGCGCCTCTGCAACAAGGCATTCCGAATCGTGGCTTCGAACTGGATGtggatatattatttacagaCTCGGATTCATATGATTTTGCACAGGGCACGAAAAATCTCTGTGAATTTCACATTAATGCATCGAATCCCG AGCGATCTGCCGCCTTGGATAACCCGACTGCGCATGTGGGACAGCTATGGCACCTACCTGCCCATCAAGTCGACCAGTGTGACCACCGGACAACCGCCACCACCGCCCCCCGTTGCCTCCTCGGCTGATGGCGGCAAACCGACGCTGCTGAATCAAAGCAACTACGGCAGCTATTATTACAGTGCAAGTAATCCGAAATTGAATCGCAATCTGCGCGTCAACATCGACAATGCCTGGAATCCCGTTGACACCTACATCTATGGTCCCAcccagtcgagtgtgttcaaTCAGGAGAACAAGTACAGTGGCTATCAAGGTGGCGGCGTCGGAGGTGGAGCTGGTGCTCCAGGCTCGGCCGCTGGCAAACAATTGGGCGGCATCAAGGATAGCCTCAACTACATATCGAGTGGCAAATCGGGGCGAGATGGCCAAGGTGCCtcggctgctgcagttgtcaGTTCGGACAGACAGAGTGCCGTCTCCTTGATGAGCACCAAGGGCAAGCGTCGCCTAATGCTCGAGATCTACGACTACGAGACGCCCAAGTTGTGCGATCACACAGCCATTGGCAGCGGAGTCAGCGGTAGCAGCGCCCTCATGGGTGGCAACAAGCAACGGCCCTGCAGTCCACTCGAGAGCTACGTGAGCACGGGCAGAGATTTG AAACTGGAatttcacacgcacacaggcACCGCGCTCTTTCCGGCTCAATTTGCGCTCAACTACGAGTTTGTGGACACGGAACAAGGGGGCGACGCATGGCCCGGTAGGCGTGGCGAGGATCCAGTGCCTCCTCTTTGTTCGCGTGTATTTCGCAAACGCAAAGGCAACATTCAGGTGCCAAGGAATGTGTTTCTCTACGGCCGAGGCGGGGCCAAGAACATCACCTGCTTGTATCGCTTCGAGGCGGGCACTTCGGAGCGTGTTAAGCTGGTGCTGCACAATGTGTCCTTTGGCGAGGGCACCGCCTGTACCACGGACTCGGATCTGCATACGGGCAGGCCACGCTGCAATCAACTGGATCCCGAGGGACGCATCACCGAGCTGCGACTGTACGATGTGCCCTTCCGGGATGTCAAGATACAATTGGGCTGCTTCTGTGATAATTCCAGCGCCTTGTACAGCAATGCCCCGCTGACCTTTGTCTCACATTCGCGGGTCATGGAGCTGACCTTTACCGTCAGCAAACTGAACATTTCCGAGGACTTTGCCGATGTCTTCTTTTCGGCCTCGTATGAGTACAAACGCCAGCCGGACTGTCGCAAGCAGCTGAAACTGAAGGGCGCTGGTGGCGAGGATGAGTTGAAGTATCCGCTTAAGACACAAGATGCCAGCTGCGAGGGCTTGGCCTGGTATGTCGAGGCTCAGTCCCCGGAACGTTCGCTCTTTGTGCAGACCTGGGGCTCCTATTTACCCGTCGATCCCACCTCCGAGGATGCCATGCGCTGTCACACGAAGAATCGCTTGATGGTCTACTCGGGTCGACCTCTGAAACCGATGCGTGTTGTTTGCCCAGCACAAAGTGGCCCGAGGCCAACGTCGCTGCACATATTCTCCGAGGACTGGACTAACGGACAGCCGTTGTTCATGAACAA ACCCATGAGCTTGGTGCTCGAGCCCATACTCAAGGAGCCCGGCGACATTGCCTTCACATGGCTGGAGATTCATCGCACGAAGAAtgcgctgctgcagcaattgGACCTGCATGTGAATGCAAGCGTAACCACTGGCATGGGAACACCACCCAGcagtggtggtggtggtgcgGGCAGCGGTGGTGGGGTGGTGGGCACAGGCAGTGCCGGAGTTGCCGGCGCCGGAGGCATTGCGACCAGCTCGGCAGCCAATGAGACGCTCAACGAATTTGGTTTCTATCCCAAGGAGTCGGACTGCGAGTACAAATGTCCTGAAATTGATGCATGCATTGCGGCCAGTCTGTGGTGTGATG GTCATCACAACTGTCCCAGCGGCTTCGATGAGTCCGAGGAGGAGTGCGGCACGGCGCGTAAACTGCTCGAGCTGCCCGGCGGCGTCTTTGCGGCATTGGGTTGCATCGCAGCCGCTTTGACCGCCTGCCTCATATTCTGCATGTTTGGACTGATGCGCAAGCGAAAAAAGTCGGTGGTACAGAAGAGCGGCGGCTTCATGAATGgtgccaatggcaatggcaatatGCCAGCTGCCTGCAATATTGGCACACTGAAGAAGGACTTCAAGAAGGAGGCGCTCTACATCGATCCGGCGTCCTGA
- the LOC133844321 gene encoding uncharacterized protein LOC133844321 isoform X4, translating to MSSSIRRLPLSALLDLPLSKPLAQKCLWLSIPAPSRRLCNKAFRIVASNWMWIYYLQTRIHMILHRARKISVNFTLMHRIPSDLPPWITRLRMWDSYGTYLPIKSTSVTTGQPPPPPPVASSADGGKPTLLNQSNYGSYYYSASNPKLNRNLRVNIDNAWNPVDTYIYGPTQSSVFNQENKYSGYQGGGVGGGAGAPGSAAGKQLGGIKDSLNYISSGKSGRDGQGASAAAVVSSDRQSAVSLMSTKGKRRLMLEIYDYETPKLCDHTAIGSGVSGSSALMGGNKQRPCSPLESYVSTGRDLKLEFHTHTGTALFPAQFALNYEFVDTEQGGDAWPGRRGEDPVPPLCSRVFRKRKGNIQVPRNVFLYGRGGAKNITCLYRFEAGTSERVKLVLHNVSFGEGTACTTDSDLHTGRPRCNQLDPEGRITELRLYDVPFRDVKIQLGCFCDNSSALYSNAPLTFVSHSRVMELTFTVSKLNISEDFADVFFSASYEYKRQPDCRKQLKLKGAGGEDELKYPLKTQDASCEGLAWYVEAQSPERSLFVQTWGSYLPVDPTSEDAMRCHTKNRLMVYSGRPLKPMRVVCPAQSGPRPTSLHIFSEDWTNGQPLFMNKPMSLVLEPILKEPGDIAFTWLEIHRTKNALLQQLDLHVNASVTTGMGTPPSSGGGGAGSGGGVVGTGSAGVAGAGGIATSSAANETLNEFGFYPKESDCEYKCPEIDACIAASLWCDGHHNCPSGFDESEEECGTARKLLELPGGVFAALGCIAAALTACLIFCMFGLMRKRKKSVVQKSGGFMNGANGNGNMPAACNIGTLKKDFKKEALYIDPAS from the exons ATGAGTAGTTCAATTAGGCGCCTGCCTCTGTCGGCTCTATTGGATTTGCCGCTCTCAAAGCCTT TGGCCCAGAAATGCTTGTGGCTTTCCATTCCAGCCCCTTCTCGGCGCCTCTGCAACAAGGCATTCCGAATCGTGGCTTCGAACTGGATGtggatatattatttacagaCTCGGATTCATATGATTTTGCACAGGGCACGAAAAATCTCTGTGAATTTCACATTAATGCATCGAATCCCG AGCGATCTGCCGCCTTGGATAACCCGACTGCGCATGTGGGACAGCTATGGCACCTACCTGCCCATCAAGTCGACCAGTGTGACCACCGGACAACCGCCACCACCGCCCCCCGTTGCCTCCTCGGCTGATGGCGGCAAACCGACGCTGCTGAATCAAAGCAACTACGGCAGCTATTATTACAGTGCAAGTAATCCGAAATTGAATCGCAATCTGCGCGTCAACATCGACAATGCCTGGAATCCCGTTGACACCTACATCTATGGTCCCAcccagtcgagtgtgttcaaTCAGGAGAACAAGTACAGTGGCTATCAAGGTGGCGGCGTCGGAGGTGGAGCTGGTGCTCCAGGCTCGGCCGCTGGCAAACAATTGGGCGGCATCAAGGATAGCCTCAACTACATATCGAGTGGCAAATCGGGGCGAGATGGCCAAGGTGCCtcggctgctgcagttgtcaGTTCGGACAGACAGAGTGCCGTCTCCTTGATGAGCACCAAGGGCAAGCGTCGCCTAATGCTCGAGATCTACGACTACGAGACGCCCAAGTTGTGCGATCACACAGCCATTGGCAGCGGAGTCAGCGGTAGCAGCGCCCTCATGGGTGGCAACAAGCAACGGCCCTGCAGTCCACTCGAGAGCTACGTGAGCACGGGCAGAGATTTG AAACTGGAatttcacacgcacacaggcACCGCGCTCTTTCCGGCTCAATTTGCGCTCAACTACGAGTTTGTGGACACGGAACAAGGGGGCGACGCATGGCCCGGTAGGCGTGGCGAGGATCCAGTGCCTCCTCTTTGTTCGCGTGTATTTCGCAAACGCAAAGGCAACATTCAGGTGCCAAGGAATGTGTTTCTCTACGGCCGAGGCGGGGCCAAGAACATCACCTGCTTGTATCGCTTCGAGGCGGGCACTTCGGAGCGTGTTAAGCTGGTGCTGCACAATGTGTCCTTTGGCGAGGGCACCGCCTGTACCACGGACTCGGATCTGCATACGGGCAGGCCACGCTGCAATCAACTGGATCCCGAGGGACGCATCACCGAGCTGCGACTGTACGATGTGCCCTTCCGGGATGTCAAGATACAATTGGGCTGCTTCTGTGATAATTCCAGCGCCTTGTACAGCAATGCCCCGCTGACCTTTGTCTCACATTCGCGGGTCATGGAGCTGACCTTTACCGTCAGCAAACTGAACATTTCCGAGGACTTTGCCGATGTCTTCTTTTCGGCCTCGTATGAGTACAAACGCCAGCCGGACTGTCGCAAGCAGCTGAAACTGAAGGGCGCTGGTGGCGAGGATGAGTTGAAGTATCCGCTTAAGACACAAGATGCCAGCTGCGAGGGCTTGGCCTGGTATGTCGAGGCTCAGTCCCCGGAACGTTCGCTCTTTGTGCAGACCTGGGGCTCCTATTTACCCGTCGATCCCACCTCCGAGGATGCCATGCGCTGTCACACGAAGAATCGCTTGATGGTCTACTCGGGTCGACCTCTGAAACCGATGCGTGTTGTTTGCCCAGCACAAAGTGGCCCGAGGCCAACGTCGCTGCACATATTCTCCGAGGACTGGACTAACGGACAGCCGTTGTTCATGAACAA ACCCATGAGCTTGGTGCTCGAGCCCATACTCAAGGAGCCCGGCGACATTGCCTTCACATGGCTGGAGATTCATCGCACGAAGAAtgcgctgctgcagcaattgGACCTGCATGTGAATGCAAGCGTAACCACTGGCATGGGAACACCACCCAGcagtggtggtggtggtgcgGGCAGCGGTGGTGGGGTGGTGGGCACAGGCAGTGCCGGAGTTGCCGGCGCCGGAGGCATTGCGACCAGCTCGGCAGCCAATGAGACGCTCAACGAATTTGGTTTCTATCCCAAGGAGTCGGACTGCGAGTACAAATGTCCTGAAATTGATGCATGCATTGCGGCCAGTCTGTGGTGTGATG GTCATCACAACTGTCCCAGCGGCTTCGATGAGTCCGAGGAGGAGTGCGGCACGGCGCGTAAACTGCTCGAGCTGCCCGGCGGCGTCTTTGCGGCATTGGGTTGCATCGCAGCCGCTTTGACCGCCTGCCTCATATTCTGCATGTTTGGACTGATGCGCAAGCGAAAAAAGTCGGTGGTACAGAAGAGCGGCGGCTTCATGAATGgtgccaatggcaatggcaatatGCCAGCTGCCTGCAATATTGGCACACTGAAGAAGGACTTCAAGAAGGAGGCGCTCTACATCGATCCGGCGTCCTGA